The Actinomycetota bacterium genome contains the following window.
GATGAGCACGTTGACGGTCGCCTTGTCGGCCACTGTCGTGATCTCGTAGTCGTCTGACCCGTACAGCTGGTTGACGGTCGGCTTCTTCATCGCGGGCAGCTCGGCTATCACGGCGTCGAGCTTGCCTGCCGGCCCGTTCATCATGAGCAGNNNNNNNNNNCATGGCGGGTAGCTCGGCGATGACCGCGTCGAGCTTGCCTGCCGGCACGTTCATCATCAGCAGCACGCGCCCGCGCGCCTCAATGACGCCGAGCAACAGCGTGCGGACCTCCTCGATGGCCGCGCGCTTCGCCGGGTCCTCCCACGCGGCCTTGTTCGCGAGCAGGCGGGTGGTCGAGGTGAGCACGACGTCGATGATCTTCAGCCCGTTGCGGCGCAGCGTGGACCCGGTCTCGGTGAGGTCGACCAGCGCGTCCATCATCTCGGGGACCTTCGCCTCGGTCGCGCCGTACGAGAACTCGACCTCGACCGGGATGCCGAGCTCCTCGAAGAACTGGCCGGTGACGCGCGGGAACTCGGTGGTGATGCGGCTACCCGGCGCGATGTCGCGCGCCGAGGCCGCGGACGACTCCTGCGGCACTGCGAGCACCATCTTCACGACGCCGGTCCCGGTCTTGGCGTACGGCATGTCGGCGACCTCGATCACGTCGGCCCCGCTCTCGCGCACCCAGTCGTGCCCGGAGATGCCGAGGTCGAAGTGGCCGTCCTGCACGAACAGCGGGATCTCCTGCGGCCGCAGGATCTTCACGCGCGAGATGCGCGGGTCGTCGATGGTCGGGTTGTACTCGCGGCTCCCGCGCTTGACCTCGAGGTCGGCCTGCGCGAACAGGAGGAGCGTCTGCTCCTCGAGCGAGCCCTTCGGCAGTGCAAGCGACAGCATGGCGAACCGCCCCTCGGGCCGTCGTGGGGCGCGACCAGCGCACCCCGCGTGCCTCGGCACTCTACCACAGGATAGCGGTGGAGTGCGCGGGGTGCGGTAGCATCGTGCGCGAGGAGGGAGCGTGATGGACGGGTTCTTCGCGCCGTGGCGGGCGCTCAGACACGATCCGAGGTGGGCATCGAAGCTTGGCATCGCGGCGCTCGTGTTCTGGGTCCCGTACGTCGGGCCGTTCCTCGTTCTCGGCTGGACGTTGGAGTGGATGACCGCGGTCGCCTGGGGGCGCGAGAGCGTGCTGCCCGAGTGGACGGACTGGGGACGTCTGCTGAAGCGCGGCTTCTTCGGCTACGTGGTCGTTCTGCCGTACTCGCTGGCGCTCATGGTGGCGTGGTACTGCGTCGCAGGGATCGCCACCGTGATGGCGGGCACCGGCGCCGGCGGGACTCTGGCGATCGCCGTCGCCATCGGGACCGACCAGGCGCTTGCAATCGGACTCGTCATGAGCATCGCCGTCGCGGTGCTGACGGCGGCCTCGATGGTCTGCGCCCTGTTCGCCGCCGGTCTCGCGCTCGCACCCGTCACGCACGCGGCGACGCTGCGCTACGCGCTCTTCGACAGCGTGCGCGAGGGGCTTGAGGTGCGCCAGGCCCTCGACAGCCTGGGCCGCTCCCCGCGCACCGCTTTGCGCGCGTGGTCGTACGGGGTCGCCGTGCAGGTGTTCCTCATGCTCGTCTACGTGCCGCTGGTCTACGGACTCATCCTCGGGCCGTGGGCGCTTGCCGCCGCAGGCGTCGCGACGGGCATGCCCGAGGACGTGATGACGCTCGTCGCACTCGCCGGTCAGATGCTGTCGCCGATCGCGTCCGTGCTCGCGTGCGTGGTCAGCGTCGCGACCTCGGTCGCCACGGCGCACTGGTGGGGAACGCACGGCCGGGCCGCGTACGGGCTCGGGAGCGCCGCGGCCGGCAGGCCTGCCCGGGGGGACGAGCCGGCCGGCTGAGCCCTCAGTCCCGCCTCGGCC
Protein-coding sequences here:
- a CDS encoding DUF4013 domain-containing protein translates to MDGFFAPWRALRHDPRWASKLGIAALVFWVPYVGPFLVLGWTLEWMTAVAWGRESVLPEWTDWGRLLKRGFFGYVVVLPYSLALMVAWYCVAGIATVMAGTGAGGTLAIAVAIGTDQALAIGLVMSIAVAVLTAASMVCALFAAGLALAPVTHAATLRYALFDSVREGLEVRQALDSLGRSPRTALRAWSYGVAVQVFLMLVYVPLVYGLILGPWALAAAGVATGMPEDVMTLVALAGQMLSPIASVLACVVSVATSVATAHWWGTHGRAAYGLGSAAAGRPARGDEPAG